The stretch of DNA GGCCAACCCGCTGGCCTTCTACCGCCCCCAGGAGAAGTTCTCCATGTACGCCCACAACACCCTGCTCTACGACCTGGGCGGGGACAACGACCACAGCCCCGCCGACCCCGCCTACCTGCCCGGCTTCATCCGCCAGGTGGAGGAGGTCTTCTCGCTGGTGATGATCGCCGAGTACTTCGACGAGTCGCTGGTGCTGCTGCGCCGCCTGCTCTCCTGGGACCTGGAGGACGTGCTCTACGTCAAGCTCAACATGCGCGGCCCCCGGTCCAAGGGCAACGTCAGCTCGGAGGTGCTGGCCGCCCGCATCCGCAGCTGGAACGGGCTGGACGCCCAGCTCTACGACCACTTCAACGCCACCTTCTGGCGCAAGGTGGCGCAGGCGGGGCGGGGGTGCGTGGCGGCGGAGGTGCGGGCGCTGCGCCGGGCCTGCCACCGGCTGCTGCGCCGCTGCTTCGGGGGGCGGCCCCAGCTGCGCCCCGCCACGCAGATCAAGAACAAGGAGCTGCGACCTTGGCAGCCCAGCTCCAAGGTGGACATCGTGGGCTATGACCTGCCCCCGGCCGTGCCTGGCTCAGGTGCCCCCCCCGAGGAGCGCTGCCTCAAGCTGGCCATGCCTGAGGTGCAGTACTCCCGCTACATGCTGCGCAAGCAGAGCCTGCGTGCCCGCCGCCGGGCCCTGCTCCCCCGCCCGCTGCCCCCCCGGGGAGTCCCGCGCCCAGCCAGGGCCCTCCCCCGTCGCCACCCCACAGTGCCCAAAGCGgcctgagcaggggctgggaccTGAGCCCAGACTAGACACTCACGCCGGGGTGAGGGGCTGTGCGGGCGTCGTGGACATGGCTTcctgtgccccccccgcccccccgccctcgGGTCAGCCCTGGGGAGATCCCTTTGCtggcccccttctccctccctgtgaCAGTCCCCGTCCTGCACAACAGCCCCACGCCCGCCCCCTGCATCCCACGCCCCTTTGGGAGGGCTGGATCGGAACTGAATGCCACTGGGGCCTGAGCCGGCACTGGGAAGCTGCCACTCCCCCCTTCCTGAGCCTGCGTCAGGTCTGTTTGCAGGTTCTGGGTGGTTTGCACATGCCCTGGATTTGGAAATCCACCCATCACCGCCTGGGGACTGAGGCATCGGGGGGCCTGGGAGGGAAGCCCAGCAGCTCAGCACGGAACAGCAGTGTTATGGTTTGGGGCCTAGATGGTGgccccccccaactccagcctTTCTTCCCTagtgctccctgccccagcactggcCCATACCTCCCCCTCGTGCCACCATTCACATGGGGACATAGCACTGCATGGAAGACACAGGGCCCAGCTAAACCCTGGGGAGGCGGGACtcgaacccctgccccaggcaacAGATCAGGGCACACAACATCACACACCCTAtcgcacacacagacaccccccatCACACATGGCGCACACATCCTATCTGTCCACACATTCCCCCCATCAGTCCCCACCCCCGCTTCCGTTTACCCAGACACCTTGCACACAGTGCTtactttgtaatgaaagaggtgccggggctcaagcgaTTTTTTACATTCATACCTGATGCAGCAAGcgcagaggtgctggggctcggCACTGCCAAGCCCTGGCCCAAATTAACCACTGTTTGCACACATGcacagtgtcacacacacacaatcactcaCAGCTGGCCCCCCgtgcagtcacacacacacacacacacacccaccccttgcCAGTGTGCCACACTGGTGTGGCAAGGTGACAGTGTCCCAGCCAGGAGTAACTCCCTCCCCGGGCTCCCAGGGGGGGCACTGTCTGGGCCCTCCCACCTCATGAGCCATTCCCTGGGTAATGGGTTCCCAGGAAGAGGCTGATTCTGAGCAACTGCCatcggggaggtttaggttggatattaggaaaaactttttcactaggagcgtggtgaagcactggaatggggttacctagggaggtggtggaatctccttcctttgaggtttttaaggtcaggcttgacaaagacctggctgggatgatttagtttgggttggtcctgctttagcagggggttggactagataacctcctgaggtcccttccaaccctgatattctctgattctatgattctatgaactgtcaGGGGGATGGGAACCTGCCCCCAATAAAGGACTCTGTGAGGTGCCTGGTCTGCTCTGGTGTCTGTGGCTCATGCGGGGCAGGTGGAAAGTTCTGGGGGGTGGCTCTCTGTGGGTCATTGCCCATGGGTACCACAGGGTGTGACCCCTGACCCTCAGCAGACACTGCAGCCTGTAGCAGACAGCAGTAGAAAGTTGTTATCTTCCATGTGGCCAGAGCCTGAGGTGGGGCAGTCAGGCACACATGGTATGTGTTGCACACACACCTTGAGTGTGACTCTAGGAACCGATGCAGCTGCATCTGGGAAGGAATTGAGGGCTGGTTCCTGTGGATGGTGACTGGCTTGCTGGCATCGATGGGGGCTGGATTCACTGCAGGAGTGTTGTCAGATAGAGGGGACCAAGTgcctcattcccagcccccacccttGTTGCCCTTCCAGCAGGTCCCCCAGAGCTGGGTTTGCTAGGTCTCAGCCTGGCTCCAAGCAGAGCAGGGGTCTCCCTGCCCATAAGCCCCTGGCAGGGACCCTGGGGGGCATGGGCCACAGAGATCTGCCCCTGTAGAAAAGGGGTCAGTGTGGGGCAAAGGCAAAGGTATTGGTGGGTTGCAGGGAAGAGGAGGTGCAGCTGCACAGATGCCTCCAGGAGGCCTAGGCAATGGGCATGTTGGCACAGGGTGAGGAGGGCATCTAGCGGTCAGACTGCATGCCCCAGGGATCTTGTGCCCCACTGTCCTGGACCTGCTTATGCAGAATAGGGTTGGGGGGTCACAGAGTGGAGGACAAGGGGGGCAGCAAGTAATTGCCCCCTTGTGCCATAATGGTGAGAGAGTGAAGCCAGTGGCAGCATCTGGCTTCACACATCCCTGGCAGAGGGCAAAGGACCATCCTGCACCATAGACTGTACCCAGCCCAGGGAGTGGGATATGGGGCTTTTTCCCTCTCGAGGGCACTCGACCCAGGGCAGCAGGACTGGCTAGCTCAGGGGAGCAGTCAATGGGGGGCTGGTATGTGGGCAGAggctgtctctctcccctccccccagccccagcaatcTCACGCCGAGCATGCCAGTGCAGATGGCAATGTGGAGACATGGCAGCTGATAGCTCCAGGGAGTGGAAGGAGCGACCCACAGAGATGAGGACACCccgatggtggtggtggggcactGCTGGGCCAGGAGGATGAGGGCTGGCTTGATCTACTCCTCACTGGGGCCATTCACAGCCCCTCGAGGAACACACCTCTCTGCCCTTGCTTCTGCACCGCTGGGAGCTGATGCGGGGGGTCCTATGTGCAGGGTGGCAAGACCTGTCTGGATGGGCCCACAGCTCTAATGCGGGGTGGCAGAGAGGAGGGGATACCAGGGCCGACtggcaggaagggggaggagataCTAGGGCAGATGagtggcagaggggaggggataCAAGGACGGACAgttggcagtggggaggggatacCAGGGTGGACAGGCTGAGGGCTGGCTTGATCTACTCCTCACTGGGGTCCACTCACAGCCCCTCGAGGAACACACCTCTCTGCCCTTGCTTCTGCACCactgggagctgatgggggcggATAagtggcagaggggaggggataCCAGGGCAgatgggcagcagggaggaggggatacCAGGACGGACGGGCAGCAGGGGATACCAGGGCAgatgggcagcagggaggaggggatacCAGGGCAgatgggcagcagggaggaggggatacCAGGACGGACGGGCAGCAGGGGATACCAGGGCAgatgggcagcagggaggaggggatacCAGGACGGACAGGCAGCAGGGGATACCAGGGCGaatgggcagcagggaggaggggatacCAGGGCGGAGGGGTGGCAGGGTGGAGGATAGTATTGGACTGATAACATTGCCAGCACACCAGCCCCTCTGTGTCCAGAGTCTAACTGAACCAGTTCTGGCTGAGATACATAATGCTAAAATCTCTACACTCATGCAGATTAAAAAGTAATCTTCTATCCCCCAGCACTGGGGGACTTAGGCAAGTGCCTAGTCACGGGCCTGAGCCATGGAGACACGGGGCTGGCAATTATGATCATCACAGATTTCTTACACTCCCAAGCTTCAGGCTCATCCCTCCAGTGCAGAGAAGCAGGCAAAGCCACAGAACCACCCCCAGAGAATATGGGACACAGTTAAGCTCCATAGCCCAGCCCTCAGGCGGCTGATTTCTGCAAAAAGATTTGCTCGGCCCAGATTTCCCACGATTTCAGCCCAATAAATGGCTCCCGGTGGCAATAGGATATCACAAATATAAATGCTACTACTGTGCGTAGCTCAcacactgagatgcagccaccccGGGCACAGGGATCCCTATACAAggatccctcacccagccctgagatgcagccacctctggagtggagcgCAGGGGACTGTTTAACAGCTGAATGTGTGTTTGTgacagggagtggggaaggacAGTGAATTGAATTTAAGCCATAAGGCGGAGAAGATTTCAGAGCTGCATTGGGGCATTAGGACCAGCACTGACTGGGAGGGGAGATAGGCCCGCCACTGagccccatcccactccctgcagcacagcaccccctagcaccACACTATGGtattggggccagccctgactgtgTCCCATGCCTGTGgtgtcccagcccagccctgctcagcgTGGGAGTCCTGACTGGGCTGGTCAAGGCTGCAGCTATTCtaggccctgcagctcccctgggCCCTGTACTGACAGGCAGTCCCAGCTAATTACAGCTGCAGAGATTAACCTTGCCATGCAGAGGTGTTGGGGGTAGCAGGGACACCTGAAGgatgcagggcgggggggggggggggaggagggtggagagCAAGGAAACGGTCCATGCACTGGGCCCGCCCAGCACCCCttggccccctgccctcccccccacagctggggctgagACTCTGCAGGGGCGGGGGCAAACGACTTGGCAATGGGATTTTCTCACTAATCCCCGGGGGCCGCCCTTGATTGGCTCAGTTAGACACTGGGCTGTGGGTCAGACGACACAACAACTCCTCCCAGCGGagccttgtgccccccccccgaaGCTGATTACAGGGAGCACGTCCGGGATGAGCTCCCCCCTGCCTGGCCCGGGACAGAGCCACAGGAGGCATCGGAGGTACTTGCACTGCCCCCAATTCTCCCCACAGGGACTggcacagctcccccccccccataggaACTAGCACCTTCCCCCCCTCAGGaaccagcacagcccccccccccataggaACTAGCACCTTCCCCCCCTCAGGAACCAGCACAGCCCCAACTGCCACAGcacggcccccccacccccatagggaccagcacagccccacctgccacagcacGGCCTGCCACCCCCATAGAAACcagcacagccccacctgccacagcgcggcccccaccacccccatagGGACCGGCACAGCTCAACCTGCCACAgcacggcccccacccccatagggacCAGCACAGCCCCATCTGCCACAgcacggcccccacccccatagggaccagcacagccccacctgccacagcacggccccctcccccatagggaccggcacagccccacctgccacagcacggcccccacccccatagggaccggcacagccccacctgccacagcacggcccccacccccatagggacCGGCACAGCCCCATCTGCCACAgcacggcccccacccccatagaaaccagcacagctccacctgccacagcacggccccctcccccatagggaccaacacagctccatctgccacagcacagcccccacccccatagggaccggcacagccccacctgccacagcacGGCCTGCCACCCCCATAGAAACCAGCACAGCTCCACCTGCCACAGCACGGCCCCCTCCCCCATAGGGACCAACACAGCTCCATCTGCCacagcacagcccccacccccatagggaccggcacagccccacctgccacagcacGGCCTGCCACCCCCATAGAAACcagcacagccccacctgccacagcgcggccccccccccacccccatagggacCGGCACAGCTCAACCTGCCACAgcacggcccccacccccatagggacCGGCACAGCCCCAATTGCCACAGCACGGCCCCCTCCCCCATAGAAACCAGCACAGCTCAACCTGCCACAGCACGGCCCCCTCCCCCATAGGGACcggcacagccccacctgccacagcacggccccccccacccccatagggacCGGCACAGCCCCAACTGCCACAgcacggcccccacccccatagggacaggcacagccccacctgccacagcacggcccccacccccatagggaccggcacagccccacctgccacagcacggcccccacccccatagggacaggcacagccccacctgccacagcacggcccccacccccataggaaccggcacagccccacctgccacagcacggccccacccccatagggaccggcacagccccacctgccacagcacaggccctccccccccgcccattcccataggcccccacccccatagggaccggcacagccccacctgccacagcacggccccacccccatagggaccggcacagccccacctgccacagcacggccccacccccatagggacaggcacagccccacctgccacagcacggcccccacccccataggaaccggcacagccccacctgccacagcacGGCCCCACCCCCATAGGGACCGGCACAGCTCAACCTGCCACAgcacggcccccacccccatagggaccggcacagccccacctgccacagcacggcccccacccccatagggaccagcacagccccacctgccacagcacGGCCTGCCACCCCCATAGAAACcagcacagccccacctgccacagcgcggccccccccccacccccatagggacCGGCACAGCTCAACCTGCCACAgcacggcccccacccccatagggaccggcacagccccacctgccacagcacGGCCTGCCACCCCCATAGAAACcagcacagccccacctgccacagcgcggccccccccccacccccatagggacCGGCACAGCTCAACCTGCCACAgcacggcccccacccccatagggacCGGCACAGCCCCAATTGCCACAGCACGGCCCCCTCCCCCATAGAAACCAGCACAGCTCAACCTGCCACAgcacggcccccacccccatagggacCGGCACAGCCCCAACTGCCACAgcacggcccccacccccatagggacaggcacagccccacctgccacagcacggcccccacccccatagggaccggcacagccccacctgccacagcacggcccccacccccatagggacaggcacagccccacctgccacagcacggcccccacccccatagggacaggcacagccccacctgccacagcacggccccacccccatagggaccggcacagccccacctgccacagcacaggccctccccccccgcccattcccataggcccccacccccatagggaccggcacagccccacctgccacagcacggccccacccccatagggaccggcacagccccacctgccacagcacggccccacccccatagggacaggcacagccccacctgccacagcacggcccccacccccataggaACCgacacagccccacctgccacagcacggccccacccccatagggaccggcacagccccacctgccacagcacggcccccacccccatagggaccggcacagccccacctgccacagcacggcccccacccccatagggaccggcacagccccacctgccacagcacggccccctcccccatagggacaggcacagccccacctgccacagcacggcccccacccccatagggaccggcacagccccacctgccacagcacGGCCCCCATCCCCATAGGGACCGGCACAGCTCCACCTGCCACAgcacggcccccacccccatagggacaggcacagccccacctgccacagcacggccccctcccccatagggacaggcacagccccacctgccacagcacGGACCCCTCCCCCATAGGGACcggcacagccccacctgccacagcacggccccctcccccatagggaccggcacagccccacctgccacagcacggcccccacccccatagggaccggcacagccccacctgccacagcacggccccctcccccatagggaccggcacagccccacctgccacagcacggcccccacccccatagggaccggcacagccccacctgccacagcacggccccctcccccatagggaccggcacagccccacctgccacagcacggccccctcccccatagggaccggcacagccccacctgccacagcacaggccctccccccccgcccattccCATAGGAACCAGCacagctccccccacacctccaccgAGACCTGCACAGGCACCACTCCCACCGCCTCTGCAACTGgaacaaccccacccccaccatagaGACCAGCACAGCCCCCCTTCACCTTCCCTCCACAGGGACCAGAAcagcctcccttccccacagcacAACCACCCAcccacatagggaccagcacagctcttcccctctgctgcaactgccgcccttcccccccccagcagaGACCAGCAccgctgccccctgccaccctcaTGCCCCTGGGACCAGCACAGTCTTGAGTGAGATGAGTGcctgggggcagtgcaggggtgtCAGGGGGACACTCCCTGGCCTAGGCCATTGAGGAGGCCAGCCTAGAGGCTCTAaaggacccttctggccttaacatttGTGAATGAACCTACGGCTTCCTCCATTCTCCACGCTCACCCACCAACCACCCAACCTGCATGCTCACCCTTGCCTCGTCTATCTGTCCATCCACCCTCCCATCCCACACACTCAGCAGCAGGAACTGGGGGTGTTCCTGTGCGGGTGAGGGGTGGCGTTGATTAGGGGGTACTACTGGCAGGAGAGGAGGAGCTGTCAAGGTAAGTGCAGTGGTGACCCCTGCTGGGGTAGAGCCCCTGGCTCCCAGGGTGCGGCAAGCCGGCCCTAGGGGCTCCCTGTGGGTGCTGTGTATCAGGGaacagcccaggtgggagctgaCCCATCCTTgcctcaccccacagccctgggGCACAGGCAGCTGAGCTGTGCCGGGTatggcaggagctgtgtgtgcggGAGCGCCAGGCGCGGGACCGGAACCGCCAGCTGCTGCGGGACTTTGGGCACCTGGAGAcccagctggggctgctctgggccAGGACAGACGCCATCAGGAGGAGGAAGGTGAGACAGGCTCAGCACCCAGACATCTTGCTGAGCGGGCTGACTGCAGAGAGCCCCATGCGGGGAGAGTCAGACTCGGACAGGGGACAGCGCCCCAGGAGAAATAGACAGAGTCAGGACTCCCAGCTTCAAGCCCATGTTctcagaggggagtggggtctagtggttagtgtgtgtttgggggggatgaactcctgggttctatcctcccGGAAAGAGGATGATTTAGCACCACCAGTGCAGAGAGTAGGTGGAAGTCAGTAACTCCGTGGGGCAGGAGAGGATGCTgagatgcaggggaaggaattcAGCCCCGGGGGATTCAGATGGGGCCTGTGGTGGGACCAAGGGCAAAGGGTCGCATCCCTGTCTTGCTCATCTCAGGTGGACTATGACGCATTTCTGCAGCGGCTGCTTCTTCACCCGAGGATGGAGGCAGGGAGCCCTGGCCAGGTCCCTCAGCACCAGGTAGGCACAGCCGAGTCACACTAACCCTCCTGGGAAAGAGGGAGTTGGCACCAGGGTGTTGGGGcattggggccagcactgactgtgaGGGGGAAAgtgcccctgcccttccctgcagcccctccctcctccccacagttCTTGGGTTCTTCCCCTAGCCCCCTAAAGCACTGGCCTGGCCTAACCCTGCTTAGCGTGAGCTCTGCCTTGAAGCATGGTGGGCTCTGGAATCACCAGGTACTCGGTtgatttctcttccccctctctccaggACTGGGTCTCCGCCTGGATTTTGGACCCGGCTCTGCGCTCATGCTCTGGGAGACACCTCCCTGACGCCCCACAGTGGATGGACCATCTGCAGTATCGGACCTCATGGCCTCATCCCGTCTCCCCCACACAGTTCCCAGAGCCTGCTGCCTTCCTTGCATCCACAGcggcaggtggggctgggccccTGGAGGGTAAGGAGGTAGCCCTGGCCCTGTTCTGTGCCGCTCAGCCTGGAAGCctgcccggactcctgggtcctcctgtccctgctctaTACTGCTTGtcctgggagcctggactcctgggtcctatccctGCTGATGCCTCTTTCTTCTCtgcccctggcagccaggcccacaGTGGGCCCCCATGGCACACCCAGGCTCCACAGAGGGCCCATCACCAAGGACCATGGCTACTACAGGATGCTGGCTGCTGTGCCCCATCAGGAGTCATCCCCGCTTCTCCGCCCACATCGGCTCAGCTTTCCCAGCACAGCTGAATCAAAGGGTGCGCATGGGGAGCCTGTgtgggtgagggatggggctctCCTGGGTGGCAGTGCTCCAGGTGCCCCCCTGGCACCTGCACCAGAAGGAGAGCTGTTCCTGGTGGGGAGGCCCAGGGGCCTGTCCTGAGAAGTGGGGAGTCcagaggggagcagaggggggacGGGCACATGGAGGGTGCAGCATATCCCTGAGTATGGGCCACCAGGTGCCATCACCCAGCCATGTCCATGCAGCACTAGAGGAGAGTGGGGGTGTGGGAAGAAGGGGGCTCTAGGGGCTGAGGATGGGGAGTGGAGTAGCTGCGGGGCCAATGTTTCTCTGGAgcgtggggggctctgtggtgcaggggtggggtccAATCTACAGGGGTTCAATCCCCCAGCCTTCATCCAGTCTCCGGGGAGGAGCCCTACCTCTTTGCCAAGCCCTAGGCGTGGCATTTCACAAGGCCCAGCTCCGCAGCTCTCTAGAGCTCAAAGGCCCCTTCTCCAGACGCTCTGCAGCGAGTCCACCTGAACGGAGACTCCAGTGGGGGCTTCCCCCCTCCAGGCAGCGTGGCCCCAGGGAGGGTTAGTCGCCAGCACGCCAGCATCAGCTCAGTCTGGGAAAGGCAGGGGGCCAAAGCAGCCAGATTTGCTGGGATCCTGTGCAGAGGCGGAAGCTCAGCCCTCTGACCTGCCCCCAGGCCCCTGGCCTTTCAGAGGTGGCTCAGCCTTCTATCTCCCGCTGCCCGCAAATCCTTCTGCCTTATTCCACCCAGGGGCCAGCCTTCTCCCGGCTTGTGGAAGAGAAGGGGAGCCCTCTTCGGCCTGGTAGGTCTTCCACAGCAGCCTcaccccagctcctgctgcccctccaGTTTGACATTGGGAAGCCTTGAGCCTCGCTGGCAAACCCCTCTCCCCctagcctgggcagcagcctcttGTCCCAAGCCTCGCTGGTCAGCCACTTAGACACAGCTGGG from Eretmochelys imbricata isolate rEreImb1 chromosome 7, rEreImb1.hap1, whole genome shotgun sequence encodes:
- the GAL3ST3 gene encoding galactose-3-O-sulfotransferase 3; translation: MPYALPPLHCALKMMSRKKALLLLLLALSTLSLLIHQSTHLNCRSPKPSSPGCPPAPSPRPKHTSVAFLKTHKTAGTTVQNILFRFAEQHDVTVALPHHACDHQFCYPRNFSARFVHPHTLPPRIIASHLRFQRQELRRLMPNDTLYVTILREPVAMFESLFTYYNQYCAAFKRVPNGSMEAFLANPLAFYRPQEKFSMYAHNTLLYDLGGDNDHSPADPAYLPGFIRQVEEVFSLVMIAEYFDESLVLLRRLLSWDLEDVLYVKLNMRGPRSKGNVSSEVLAARIRSWNGLDAQLYDHFNATFWRKVAQAGRGCVAAEVRALRRACHRLLRRCFGGRPQLRPATQIKNKELRPWQPSSKVDIVGYDLPPAVPGSGAPPEERCLKLAMPEVQYSRYMLRKQSLRARRRALLPRPLPPRGVPRPARALPRRHPTVPKAA